From the genome of Manis pentadactyla isolate mManPen7 chromosome 18, mManPen7.hap1, whole genome shotgun sequence, one region includes:
- the PEX11A gene encoding peroxisomal membrane protein 11A isoform X3: MWAARHYYYTVLLSLVRDLYEVSLQMEQVAHDRAKREKSPSQDPLGYSVADEETEWLQSFLLLLFRSLKNHPPLLLDTVKNCCDILNPLDQLGICKSNPGIIGLGGLVSSVVGIIIVAYPQMKLKTC, encoded by the coding sequence ATGTGGGCTGCCCGCCATTACTACTATACTGTCCTGCTGAGCCTGGTAAGGGATCTCTATGAAGTCTCCTTGCAGATGGAACAGGTTGCACACGACAGGGCAAAGAGGGAGAAATCACCATCCCAGGATCCTCTTGGGTACAGTGTGGCCGATGAGGAAACAGAATGGCTCCaatcctttctccttctcttatTCCGATCTCTGAAGAATCACCCTCCCTTGCTCCTGGACACGGTGAAGAATTGCTGTGATATCCTGAACCCTTTGGACCAGTTGGGGATCTGTAAGTCCAACCCTGGCATCATTGGACTTGGAGGCCTTGTGTCCTCTGTAGTAGGCATCATCATTGTGGCGTATCCTCAGATGAAGCTGAAGACGTGCTGA